The following proteins are co-located in the Longimicrobiaceae bacterium genome:
- the pstA gene encoding phosphate ABC transporter permease PstA, whose amino-acid sequence MSAPATLTWRDRRRRSTNLVMLALTGVAAFLTVVPLLLILFHLLTAGLSSINLDFFTQRPAPVGQEGGGMGNAILGTVILVGVAAALGLPVAVGAGLFLAESEGSRLANGIRFLTDVMNGIPSIVVGIFVWAWIVVTMGGFSALAGGVALAIMLLPMVTRTTEEMVRLVPRELREGGLALGFTRWRTTLGIVLPAARSGILTGILVSLARIAGETAPLLFTAFVNPYWSWSLGEQIAALPVQIFLYATSPFEEWHRLAWAAALVLIGLVLAVSITARFLIRSPYKDR is encoded by the coding sequence GTGAGCGCGCCGGCCACGCTCACCTGGCGCGACCGGCGCCGGCGGAGCACCAACCTGGTGATGCTCGCCCTCACCGGGGTGGCGGCGTTCCTGACGGTGGTGCCGCTGCTGCTGATCCTCTTCCACCTGCTCACGGCGGGGCTGTCGTCCATCAACCTGGACTTCTTCACCCAGCGCCCTGCCCCGGTGGGGCAGGAGGGCGGGGGGATGGGGAACGCCATTCTGGGGACCGTGATCCTGGTGGGCGTGGCCGCCGCGCTGGGGCTCCCGGTGGCGGTCGGCGCCGGTCTCTTTTTGGCCGAGTCCGAGGGGAGCCGCCTGGCGAACGGGATCCGCTTCCTCACCGACGTGATGAACGGCATCCCCTCCATCGTGGTGGGGATCTTCGTGTGGGCCTGGATCGTGGTCACCATGGGAGGGTTCAGCGCCCTCGCGGGCGGGGTGGCGCTCGCCATCATGCTCCTCCCCATGGTGACGCGCACCACCGAGGAGATGGTGCGCCTCGTCCCGCGCGAGCTGCGGGAGGGCGGGCTCGCGCTGGGCTTCACCCGCTGGCGCACGACCCTGGGGATCGTGCTCCCGGCGGCGCGGAGCGGGATTCTCACCGGGATCCTGGTGTCGCTGGCCCGCATCGCCGGGGAAACGGCGCCGCTCCTCTTCACCGCCTTCGTGAACCCGTACTGGAGCTGGAGCCTCGGCGAGCAGATCGCCGCGCTCCCGGTGCAGATCTTCCTCTACGCCACCTCGCCCTTCGAGGAGTGGCACCGGCTCGCCTGGGCCGCGGCACTGGTGCTGATCGGCCTGGTGCTCGCCGTGAGCATCACCGCCCGGTTCCTGATCCGCAGTCCCTACAAGGACCGATAG
- the pstB gene encoding phosphate ABC transporter ATP-binding protein PstB, translated as MTETSIKAHSMAQSHTPAPAAERPHARRPEAADVAPAVEARDFSFWYGGTRALNDITLTVPERKVTALIGPSGCGKSTFLRSINRMNDLIAGTRHDGDILIHGASVYDPGVDVVQLRKRVGMVFQKSNPFPKSIYDNVAYGARVNGLARGRRELDELVERSLQQAAIWDEVKDRLDRSALGLSGGQQQRLCIARALAVQPDVLLMDEPASALDPIATQKIEELIYELKRDYTIVIVTHNMQQAARVSDFTAFFYMGELVEVGKTDVIFTNPREDRTEAYITGRFG; from the coding sequence ATGACCGAAACGTCCATCAAGGCGCACTCCATGGCCCAGTCGCACACTCCCGCGCCCGCGGCGGAGCGCCCGCACGCGCGGCGGCCCGAGGCGGCCGACGTGGCGCCCGCGGTCGAGGCCCGCGACTTCTCGTTCTGGTACGGCGGGACCCGGGCGCTGAACGACATCACGCTCACGGTCCCCGAGCGGAAGGTCACCGCGCTCATCGGCCCCTCCGGGTGCGGGAAGTCCACCTTCCTGCGCTCCATCAACCGCATGAACGACCTGATCGCCGGGACCCGGCACGACGGCGACATCCTCATCCACGGCGCGTCGGTGTACGACCCGGGCGTGGACGTGGTGCAGCTGCGGAAGCGGGTGGGGATGGTCTTCCAGAAGTCCAACCCGTTTCCCAAGTCCATCTACGACAACGTGGCCTACGGGGCCCGCGTCAACGGCCTCGCCCGGGGGCGCCGCGAGCTGGACGAGCTCGTGGAGCGCTCGCTCCAGCAGGCGGCCATCTGGGACGAGGTCAAGGACCGCCTGGACCGGAGCGCGCTCGGCCTCTCGGGCGGGCAGCAGCAGCGCCTCTGCATCGCGCGGGCGCTGGCGGTGCAGCCGGACGTCCTCCTCATGGACGAGCCGGCGAGCGCCCTGGACCCCATCGCCACGCAGAAGATCGAGGAGCTGATCTACGAGCTGAAGCGCGACTACACCATCGTCATCGTGACCCACAACATGCAGCAGGCGGCGCGGGTTTCCGACTTCACCGCGTTCTTCTACATGGGCGAGCTGGTGGAGGTCGGGAAGACGGACGTGATCTTCACCAACCCCCGCGAGGACCGGACCGAGGCGTACATCACCGGGAGGTTCGGATGA
- the pstC gene encoding phosphate ABC transporter permease subunit PstC, whose protein sequence is MQPVPEEIGVVAGPPPQHFPLAFAGSGRGNVADRVYGGVLLAMGLAIPLLLGFLLFRVGASAWPAIRAFGWSFLASSEWNPVAGEFGALPFIFGTLASSLLAVLIAVPLAVGLAIFLTELAPRWLATPIAFGTELLAAIPSVVYGLWGIFVLVPWLRFNVQEPLARALGDTIPLFRGPAYGVSVLSAGVILAIMIVPFISAVSREVLAAVPRVQREGALALGATRWEMTWQVVLPYATPGIIGAVILGLGRALGETMAVTMVIGNRPEISASLFAPGYTMASVLANEFAEASSDLYLAALMEIALILFGITIVVNTFARLLVWRVARRGGR, encoded by the coding sequence ATGCAGCCAGTTCCGGAGGAGATCGGCGTCGTCGCCGGGCCTCCTCCGCAGCACTTCCCGCTCGCCTTCGCCGGCAGCGGCCGGGGGAACGTCGCCGACCGCGTGTACGGCGGCGTTCTCCTGGCAATGGGGCTCGCCATCCCCCTGCTTCTGGGCTTCCTCCTCTTCCGGGTGGGGGCCTCGGCCTGGCCGGCGATCCGCGCCTTCGGCTGGAGCTTCCTCGCCAGCAGCGAGTGGAACCCGGTGGCGGGGGAGTTCGGCGCGCTCCCGTTCATCTTCGGGACGCTCGCTTCCTCGCTCCTGGCGGTGCTGATCGCGGTGCCGCTGGCGGTGGGGCTCGCCATCTTCCTCACGGAGCTGGCGCCGCGCTGGCTCGCCACGCCCATCGCCTTCGGCACCGAGCTGCTGGCGGCCATCCCCAGCGTGGTGTACGGCCTGTGGGGGATCTTCGTGCTGGTCCCCTGGCTCCGCTTCAACGTACAGGAGCCGCTCGCCCGCGCCTTGGGCGACACCATCCCGCTCTTCCGCGGGCCGGCCTACGGGGTGAGCGTCCTCTCCGCCGGGGTGATCCTGGCCATTATGATCGTCCCCTTCATCTCCGCGGTGTCGCGCGAGGTGCTCGCGGCCGTGCCGCGGGTGCAGCGCGAGGGCGCGCTGGCCCTGGGCGCCACCCGCTGGGAGATGACCTGGCAGGTGGTGCTCCCCTACGCCACGCCGGGGATCATCGGCGCGGTGATCCTGGGGCTGGGCCGCGCCCTGGGCGAGACCATGGCCGTGACCATGGTGATCGGCAACCGCCCGGAGATCTCCGCCTCGCTCTTCGCGCCCGGCTACACCATGGCGAGCGTGCTGGCGAACGAGTTCGCGGAGGCGTCCAGCGACCTGTACCTGGCCGCGCTCATGGAGATCGCGCTGATCCTGTTCGGCATCACCATCGTGGTGAACACCTTCGCGCGCCTCCTGGTGTGGCGCGTGGCGCGCAGGGGGGGGCGGTGA
- a CDS encoding SDR family NAD(P)-dependent oxidoreductase, whose translation MQRSPGPSRPGTEGGEPAASSSTPTPTPSPLQDIVVADPVEMLLEEVVEETQPQGLKYGSSLRGRVAIVTGGATGIGRAIALELARHGVHVAFNYFSYDESGEIEEEAARTAREIAQLEVGCHHAECDVRDSEAVGAFVETVLERFGGLQILVNNAGIGRDGALWRLTDEKWRAVLDTNLTGTFNMIRAVSPHFRKQGDGKIVNLSSVHGLRSEFGLANYCASKAGILGLTRSAALELGRSNVNVNAVAPGYIRTTRLTNGVPAEILDDAREQAVLGRLGDPQDVANVVVFLCSELARHITGVVIPVDGGHLL comes from the coding sequence ATGCAGCGTTCCCCCGGACCGTCGCGCCCTGGTACCGAGGGCGGCGAGCCCGCCGCGTCCTCGTCAACGCCCACGCCTACGCCCTCGCCGCTGCAGGACATCGTCGTCGCCGACCCGGTGGAGATGCTGCTGGAGGAGGTGGTGGAGGAGACGCAGCCGCAGGGGCTGAAGTACGGCTCGTCGTTGCGGGGCCGCGTCGCCATCGTCACGGGCGGGGCCACGGGGATCGGGCGGGCGATCGCGCTGGAGCTGGCGCGGCACGGGGTGCACGTGGCCTTCAACTACTTCTCGTACGACGAGAGCGGCGAGATCGAGGAGGAGGCCGCGCGCACCGCCCGCGAGATCGCGCAGCTCGAGGTGGGGTGCCACCACGCCGAGTGCGACGTGCGCGACTCCGAGGCGGTGGGCGCATTCGTGGAAACGGTTCTGGAGCGCTTCGGCGGGCTGCAGATCCTGGTGAACAACGCCGGGATCGGGCGCGACGGCGCGCTCTGGCGGCTGACCGACGAGAAGTGGCGCGCGGTGCTGGACACCAACCTGACCGGTACCTTCAACATGATCCGCGCGGTGTCGCCGCACTTCCGGAAGCAGGGCGACGGCAAGATCGTGAACCTGTCCTCGGTGCACGGCCTCCGCAGCGAGTTCGGGCTCGCCAACTACTGCGCCTCCAAGGCGGGGATCCTGGGGCTGACCCGCTCCGCCGCGCTGGAGCTGGGCCGCAGCAACGTCAACGTCAACGCCGTGGCGCCCGGGTACATCCGCACCACCCGCCTCACAAACGGTGTCCCCGCGGAGATCCTGGACGACGCGCGCGAGCAGGCGGTGCTGGGCCGCCTTGGCGACCCGCAGGACGTGGCGAACGTGGTCGTGTTCCTGTGCTCGGAGCTGGCCCGCCACATCACCGGCGTGGTGATCCCGGTGGACGGGGGCCACCTGCTGTGA
- the phoU gene encoding phosphate signaling complex protein PhoU, giving the protein MSPLTGVRHFHEELAQLKGRLLEMSHLAEELVRTAVEALQERDEAKAQSVVLADRELDALEVEVDDACIHLLALQQPMARDLRLITMAMKISNDLERVGDHAVNIAEAVPHLAGRPFAQFPEIEEMARLAREMLSDALDDFVRGDAQAAREVCRRDDRVDALHESLFRILLTHMMEDPRRIGPSMSMFLVSRNLERIADLATNIAEDVVFLVEGRTIKHHAEDGGIR; this is encoded by the coding sequence ATGAGCCCGCTCACCGGGGTCCGCCACTTCCACGAGGAGCTGGCCCAGCTCAAGGGCCGGCTCCTAGAGATGTCGCACCTGGCCGAGGAGCTCGTCCGCACCGCGGTGGAGGCGCTCCAGGAGCGCGACGAGGCCAAGGCGCAGTCCGTGGTCCTGGCCGACCGGGAGCTGGACGCGCTGGAAGTGGAGGTGGACGACGCCTGCATCCACCTGCTGGCGCTGCAGCAGCCCATGGCCCGGGACCTCCGCCTGATCACGATGGCGATGAAGATCTCCAACGACCTGGAGCGCGTGGGCGACCACGCCGTGAACATCGCCGAGGCGGTCCCGCACCTCGCCGGCCGGCCCTTCGCGCAGTTCCCGGAGATCGAGGAGATGGCGCGCCTCGCCCGGGAGATGCTCTCGGACGCGCTGGACGACTTCGTCCGCGGCGACGCCCAGGCCGCGCGCGAGGTGTGCCGGCGCGACGACCGGGTGGACGCGCTCCACGAGTCGCTCTTCCGGATCCTGCTCACGCACATGATGGAGGACCCGCGGCGGATCGGCCCCTCCATGTCCATGTTCCTGGTGAGCCGCAACCTGGAGCGCATCGCCGACCTGGCGACCAACATCGCCGAGGACGTGGTCTTCCTGGTGGAGGGGCGCACCATCAAGCACCACGCGGAGGACGGCGGGATCCGCTGA